GAAGAATTATTATTTAGAAAAAAGTAAAATAAAAGATTCGTTACTTAAAGAAGCTCCAAATAAAAAGTTATCATTAGAGTTGATTAAGAGAAATAAAAGACTCTCAGAAGAAAAAAAATCTAAGTTAAAATAATTATCAAATTTGAATTTCTTGACAAATACGAGTAATTGTTTTGTTAATTAATTCAAATTTGAAATTTAATTCTTCTGTTATCTTTTTAGATGAATAGTAAGAAATATTATGAGAAGACCTTGCCGAATTTTTTGTTAATAAAGGTTCTTTTTTTGTTACTTTTGATATCAACCAGCTAATTCTCCAAGCAATTGCTGTTATTACTTTTTGAACTTTTATTGATGGTCTTTTTTTCTGTAAACCATCAGCAATAGCAAATAAAATATCTTTAAACGATTTGTTTTCTGAAACTAAAATAAAACGTTCGTTTTTAACGTTTGAATTCATCAATAAAACCATTGCTTTTACTACATCTTGTACATCAACAAAACCAGTGATTCCTTCAGTATAAAACTTAAAACCATTTTTTATTTGTGTAAATAATTTACCAGATCCTTCTTGCCAAAAACCACTTCCTAAAATAACACCAGGATTTACAATAACAACCTCTAAACCTTCTTGGCTAGCTCTCCAAACTTCCATTTCAGCACCATATTTTGTAATGGAATAACCGCTATGAACGTCATTATCTGACCATTCATTTTCTTCATCGATTATTTTTCCATTGATAGCATCGCCAACGGCAGCAATTGAACTCACAAAACATAGTTTTTTGATGTTGTTTTCAATAGAAAAATTAACAATATTTGCTGTTCCATCAATATTTACTTGACGCATTTTATCATAATCTTTCGGGTTAAAAGAAACCAAAGCAGCACAATGATAAACTTCTGTAATATTTTTAAAAACATTTTCTAAAGAAGGAATATCTGTAATATCTGCTTGTATCCAAATTATTTTAGAAAATAACTGTTCAACATCATCAGTATAAAAAGAAAATATTTTTTTTAGATGTGTTCGTTTTTCATCAGTTCTATAAATAGCTGTGATTTCATCATTTTTTTGAGTTAAATGATATAATAAATGTGCTCCTACTAAACCTGTTCCGCCTGTAACTAAAATCATGATTCAAAGATAAATTATTTTAAACAAAAAAAGAGGTCGAAATTTCGACCTCTTTTTATTATTATTTAACTGTTTTATTATAATTTAATATACTCAACATTTTGAATTTTTACATCAAAATATATTTTACCTGAATTTCCATCAGTTCCTTCTATTTTGGTTACTTTAATTAAACCTTTAGCACCGTTTTTATCTTCAAATTCTAAAACAGCTCCTGTACTTAAATTAGTAACTTTTTCAGAAGTAGGAGTAACAATAGTTTCTAATTCAGAAGTAGTTACAGTATCAAAATCTTTAGTAGATTTAGCTATATAAAAATTATTTAAAGGCTCTTGTGTGATATTTATGTTAGCTTTATCAGCAATATCAACAATAGCTTTAGGAAAATCTGAAGCTGAAGCAAAAGAAGCTTTATGAGTATTACCATAATAGTATCCAAAATCCCAAAAAGAAGCAGTTTCTAACCCTGCATTAATAGCATAAGTTTCTCCGTTATATACTGATATAAAAGATTTAGAAGAACCATTTGCTAAAGGAGCGGCTAAAATAACTGCTGAAAATTGTTTGATAGTGGTAGCAGTTGCAGTTGCATTTCCTGCTTTAATAGTAATGGTACCAAAAGCGTTTAAATCGCCATAAGCATTTCTTTTAGAAACATCTCTAAAATCTCCTTTACTAGTTGTTCCTAAAGTGGCAAGACGAGTTGTCCATAATTTATATACAACAACACCATCAGTACTTGTTGGAGCTTCAAAAGGAATTTTGTAGGTAAATTCTTGTCCTTCTTTAGTACCTAAGTCGATTGAACCATCACCTTTAGTTTTAACTGCTGCGGCAACAGTTGATAAATCATAAGCAATAGCTCCTTGTTCACTTCCGTATACATTTTTAGTTATGTATAATCTTTTCAATGTTCTTTTCAGCGTCTGAAAATTTTACAACAACATCTAAAGTAGTACTAGGTTCAGCTGTTAATTCTAATGTTGGGTAATAATCATTAGTATCAATAACTAATTCTTTAGGCGTATTAATACTAGGAACATCAGGGTCTATAGCAAG
The Tenacibaculum pacificus DNA segment above includes these coding regions:
- a CDS encoding NAD-dependent epimerase/dehydratase family protein, whose translation is MILVTGGTGLVGAHLLYHLTQKNDEITAIYRTDEKRTHLKKIFSFYTDDVEQLFSKIIWIQADITDIPSLENVFKNITEVYHCAALVSFNPKDYDKMRQVNIDGTANIVNFSIENNIKKLCFVSSIAAVGDAINGKIIDEENEWSDNDVHSGYSITKYGAEMEVWRASQEGLEVVIVNPGVILGSGFWQEGSGKLFTQIKNGFKFYTEGITGFVDVQDVVKAMVLLMNSNVKNERFILVSENKSFKDILFAIADGLQKKRPSIKVQKVITAIAWRISWLISKVTKKEPLLTKNSARSSHNISYYSSKKITEELNFKFELINKTITRICQEIQI